Within the Kiritimatiellia bacterium genome, the region GGATGAAAAAGAGGGGTTGACGGTAACCGATACGGGCGCTTCATACATGGGCTTTGCGGCCTCGGCCCTGCTGGCGCATGCCATGCGCAATGACAAGAAATACGCGATAGCGTTTTGCGGGGACGGCAGTTTCACCATGAATCCACAAGCGCTGATTGACGGCGTTGAGCACGGAGTCATGGCGTGTATCGTGGTTTTTGACAACCGGCGCATGGCCGCCATCAGTAATTTGCAGAAGGCGCAATACGGACTTGATTACAAAACAAATGACTCGGTTGAGGTGGACTATGCGGCTTGGGCCGGTTCCGTAAAAGGAGTTCTGGGAATTGACGGCGGAAATTCCGTGGAAAGCTTGAGGAAGGCGTTGCGAAGGGCGTATAATTACCCGGGACTGGTCCTGATTCATGTTCCGGTGTACGGCGGAGATAACGCGCTTGGCGGCTTGGGGGTTTTTGGCGACTGGAACACGGGCCCATGGTGCGGGCGCGTGCAAAAGAAGCATCATCAGATTGGTCTATAAAATCAAATTTTCAGGAGAAACAAAGCCATGAGATTGGGAATATTGATAAGCGGTTTTGAAAAAGGCTCCTTAAAGGACATTGCCGGGATGGCAAGAAAAATCGGATATTCGGACGTGGAAATATCCGCTTGTTTTAATGACCGCCGGCCGAACATCGCCGCATGCCCGCGCCGCGAGGCCGTGGAAACAGCCAAACATATCAGAAAGATGGGACTTGAGATATCAAGTTTCCAGTGCCATTTTCACTTTGGTTATGCCATGGGGAACAGAGTGGCGATTAAAAATCCTCCTCCCTGTGCGGCGGGAAACAAGGGTGAAAGCATAGAACATACCAAAAAAGTAATAGATCTGGCGGATCATCTGGGCGTGGGGATTGTCCATACGGTAAGCGGCATATTGCCGGAACTGGATACGGTGCAGAATATTCAATATACCGGGGATATTGACTATCCGGCGCGGAAAGAATGGCGGCTCTTGCTGGATTCCTATCGGGTCATTCTGGACTATGCCGCGAAAAAAAAGGTGAAAATAGCCATTGAACCCGTTTTCGCCTATATCGTGGGCAATTATGAAACCACCATGAGATTGTTTGAAGATCTGGGAAGAGACGATCTGTATTTAAATTACGATCCCAGCCATTTTCCGTATCACAAGGAATCGCCTCTTCCTCTGATCAATGATTTCGGCAAAAGGATAATCCATGTCCACGTCAAGGATGCCGGAGTAATAAAACTGAATAAAGAGGATGTAAAACCAGGCGGATACATATACGCCATGCGTTCCGGCACGGAGGCGTTTACGTTTGCACCACCTGGCAAGGGTGTTCTTGACTGGGACGGGATTATTTCGGCATTGAGAAAATCAGGGTATGAGGGCGTTTTGTCCGTGGAAATGGGACACGGTTATCCCGGGTCGCCGGAAGAGAATGCACGTAAATGCTTTGATTTTTTCAAGGCATGGATAAACAAATTTTCATGAGTTAAAATTACGCCGGGGAGGCGGCATGATTATGAAAAAAATCATTAACGATCCTTTCAATGTGGTGGAAGAAACAATCGCGGGGATATTAAAAGCATACCCGCATCATCTGAAACCAGTATCCGGAAGCAATCGGGCGCTGGTCAGGGCGGCTGCGCCTGTGAAAGGCAAGGTGGCAATTGTTACCGGCGGTGGTTCGGGACATCTCCCCGTATTTCTGGGTTATATTGGGCGAGGCCTTTGTGACGGGGTTGCCATCGGAAACGTTTTTTCCTCGCCTTCGGCGGAAGCCATGCTGGCCGCCACGCGCACAGCCCATGGCGGCAAGGGGGTATTACATCTCTTTGGCAATTACGGCGGCGACAAAATGAATTTTGATCTGGCGGCGGAGCTGGCCGGGGCCGAGGGAATCCGCGTTGAACAGGCCCTGGTTAAGGATGATATAGCTTCCGCTCCGCCGGCGGAAATTGACCGGCGCCGGGCGGTGGCCGGCCTTTTCTTCGCCTACAAGATTGCCGGCGCTAAAGCCG harbors:
- a CDS encoding sugar phosphate isomerase/epimerase is translated as MRLGILISGFEKGSLKDIAGMARKIGYSDVEISACFNDRRPNIAACPRREAVETAKHIRKMGLEISSFQCHFHFGYAMGNRVAIKNPPPCAAGNKGESIEHTKKVIDLADHLGVGIVHTVSGILPELDTVQNIQYTGDIDYPARKEWRLLLDSYRVILDYAAKKKVKIAIEPVFAYIVGNYETTMRLFEDLGRDDLYLNYDPSHFPYHKESPLPLINDFGKRIIHVHVKDAGVIKLNKEDVKPGGYIYAMRSGTEAFTFAPPGKGVLDWDGIISALRKSGYEGVLSVEMGHGYPGSPEENARKCFDFFKAWINKFS